In Juglans microcarpa x Juglans regia isolate MS1-56 chromosome 4S, Jm3101_v1.0, whole genome shotgun sequence, a single window of DNA contains:
- the LOC121262710 gene encoding uncharacterized protein LOC121262710: protein MGETHFGSVSVGEIEGCAWGTSTVAGLVAALRGTPRWWSSASVAVYGGCSSHKWVKPILVRCPCGTSTVARGGLRRWLGLSLSSQPTSVFTLNPVIPAATPLCQWTMLNHALLEETVIRHMMHGPCGVLNPSNVCMKTNGSCKNHFSKGFASNTTVGIDCFPQYRRCDNGITVKVRGKNLDNRWVVPHNPYLLAKFDCHLNVEICSTIKAVKYLYKYIYKGHDRVAFNLIPGQNIQDIDEIQQFQSARWIAPPEAMWRIYGFILNEMYPSVYSLHLHLEDQHLVAFHAHNDLNNVLRSDFTAKSMLTEFFSTNQTNENARRLLYKEFPETFVWNQQHKIWTPRKKKTVIGRIVTASPFEGERYYLRILLNHIRGPLSFDHIKTVGNVTAPTFREAATLHGLLQRDTSLQDCMQEASLYQIPHSLRRLFATILVYCNPTNPRELWEYFEQDMSSDFQTSVATSADIRTKVLRSISSTLESMGKDINMFHLIEHDVSFDQNETESREINDEFAVLIPEEDLMASMSLNPEQQHAYESILQKVLLNESAAFFIDGPGGTGKTFLYKALLATVRSRNLIALATASSGVAASILPGGRTAHSRFKIPLDLDKNSTCCVSKQSALAKLLRLAKLIIWDEAPMSRKECMQALDKMLRDITDSRLPFGGKIIVFGGDFRQVLPVIRKGTRQEEVNASLASSYLWSTLTKISLSENMRARFDPNFSNYLLQVGNGTTPITIENKIKIPSEMLIPYKNDVESLDDLIDAVFQDIGSYSENLSEMTNRAILTPKNNSVDEINTILIQRFPGTVTQYYSFDETIDTSEQGIMEDFLNTLTPNGLPPHELLLKKNCPIMLLRNVNPSEGLCNGTRLICRNFERNIIDAEIAVGHHTGKRVFIPRIPFLPNADDNSALSRAKTSASVKVLIRPVSTHDCEEAETNNIVYRELLTLAYPS from the exons atgggtgaaacccattttggttCGGTGTCCGTGGGGGAGATCGAgggctgcgcgtgggggacttCGACGGTGGCTGGGTTGGTCGCCGCCTTGAGGGGGACTCCTCGATGGTGGTCGTCAGCTTCCGTGGCCGTGTACGGCGGCTGTAGCTCAcataaatgggtgaaacccattttggttCGGTGTCCGTGTGGGACATCGACGGTTGCGCGTGGGGGACTTCGACGGTGGCTGG gtctttctctttcatctcaaCCGACAAGCGTATTTACCTTAAATCCTGTCATCCCTGCTGCAACTCCATTATGTCAATG gacGATGCTTAATCATGCACTGCTTGAAGAAACAGTAATAAGACATATGATGCATGGTCCCTGTGGAGTACTAAATCCGAGCAATGTGTGTATGAAAACAAATGGCAGTTGTAAAAACCACTTTTCAAAAGGCTTTGCATCTAACACAACTGTTGGAATCGATTGTTTCCCACAGTACAGACGTTGTGATAATGGAATAACTGTCAAAGTCAGAGGTAAAAATTTGGATAACCGTTGGGTTGTTCCACATAATCCATATCTCCTCGCAAAATTTGATTGTCACTTGAATGTAGAAATTTGCTCAACAATCAAAGCAGTCAAATACctttataagtacatttataaaggtcatgatcgtgttgctttcaaCTTGATTCCTGGACAAAACATCCAAGATATagatgaaatccaacaatttcaatCAGCTAGATGGATTGCTCCACCAGAAGccatgtggagaatatatggctttattcttaatgaaatgtatccatcagTTTACAGTTTACATCTacatcttgaagatcaacatcTGGTAGCTTTTCATGCACATAACGACCTTAACAATGTTCTGAGATCTGATTTTACGGCAAAATCAATGTTGActgaatttttttcaacaaatcaaaCTAATGAAAATGCACGAAGACTACTGTACAAAGAATTTCCTGAAACTTTTGTTTGGaatcaacaacacaaaatatggactccaagaaagaagaaaactgttataggCCGCATTGTTACAGCAAGTCCATTCGAAGGTGAAAGGTATTACTTACGGATATTGTTAAATCATATAAGAGGCCCTTTATCATTTGACCACATCAAAACAGTTGGCAATGTCACTGCACCAACCTTTCGTGAAGCAGCTACATTACATGGTTTGTTACAAAGAGATACCAGTTTGCAAGATTGTATGCAAGAGGCTTCCTTATACCAAATACCACACAGTTTAAGACggttatttgcaacaattttagTATATTGTAACCCAACAAATCCTAGAGAACTTTGGGAATACTTTGAACAAGATATGTCAAGCGATTTCCAAACAAGTGTTGCAACATCAGCAGATATTAGGACAAAAGTCTTACGAAGCATCTCTTCTACACTTGAATCGATGGGAAAagacataaacatgttccatttAATAGAACATGATGTTTCTTTTGATCAGAATGAAACTGAATCTagggaaataaatgatgaatttgcAGTTTTGATACCAGAAGAAGATCTTATGGCTTCGATGAGTCTTAATCCTGAACAACAACATGCATATGAATCAATTTTACAGAAAGTCCTTCTAAATGAATCTGCTGCATTCTTCATTGATGGTCCTGGTGGAACAGGGAAAACATTCTTATATAAAGCACTTCTCGCTACAGTGAGATCAAGAAACTTAATTGCTCTTGCAACTGCATCGtctggtgttgctgcatctattTTACCTGGGGGTCGAACAGCACATTCACGCTTCAAAATTCCATTAGATCTTGACAAAAATAGTACTTGTTGTGTAAGCAAACAAAGTGCTCTTGCCAAATTGTTACGTCTTGCAAAGTTAATCATATGGGATGAAGCACCTATGTCTAGAAAAGAATGTATGCAagcattggataaaatgttacgagACATAACTGATTCAAGATTAccatttggtggaaaaattatCGTATTCGGTGGAGATTTTCGTCAAGTCTTACCAGTGATTCGTAAAGGCACAAGACAAGAAGAAGTTAATGCCAGTTTAGCATCGTCATATTTGTGGTCCACTTTAACTAAGATTAGTTTAAGTGAAAATATGCGAGCAAGATTCGATCCAAActtctcaaattatttacttcagGTCGGAAATGGAACAACACCAATCACAATTGAGAATAAGATCAAAATTCCCAGTGAAATGCTCATTCCTTACAAAAATGATGTGGAGTCTTTAGATGATCTGATCGATGCAGTCTTCCAGGATATTGGCAGTTATTCAGAAAATTTATCCGAAATGACAAATCGAGCTATATTGACACCAAAGAACAACTCCGTCGATGAGATAAATACAATACTTATTCAAAGATTTCCTGGTACAGTTACACAATACTATAGCTTCGATGAAACGATTGATACATCAGAACAAGGCATCATGGAGGATTTCTTAAACACATTAACACCAAATGGACTTCCACCCCATGaattattactaaaaaaaaattgtcctatCATGTTACTCAGAAATGTCAATCCTTCAGAAGGTTTATGCAATGGAACACGTCTTATTTGTCGCAACTTTGAACGAAATATCATTGATGCTGAAATTGCAGTTGGTCACCACACCggaaaaagagttttcataCCAAGGATTCCTTTCTTGCCAAATGCAGAcgataatagtg CACTGTCAAGAGCCAAAACTTCTGCTTCAGTAAAAGTTCTTATAAGACCAGTGTCAACTCATGATTGTGAAGAAgctgaaacaaataatattgtttatagaGAATTACTAACACTAGCATATCCATCATAA